From Pseudomonas hefeiensis, one genomic window encodes:
- a CDS encoding capsular biosynthesis protein, with amino-acid sequence MTKMLFISLAKHQGLYFNRLLNETELQGTVVTPPEMPWPRSLRISRVLSRIDSPNLIERKCEERRVKNKNTGRLYRLLLRLELLWVALRVQALLDRERPDVLVFWNGAHRYCQLLMALAAPGCKTFFFENGLLPDTTTVDPQGVNFLNTVPREVDFYLNYPYSVPDDQSAPVLIPRKPRASGPPPIVLPEQFIFIPFQDDRDSQVRLFSPWVRNMQEMFTLGERLANETGLTVVFKEHPSSRQHYPELHERTHAHLLFANGNPTQQLIEASQFVVTLNSTVGLEALLLGKPVLTLGQAFFNIEGLVMHADNAEQLMGLARAFPQWPLNDRLRRNFLHYLSEHYCIKGGWKNADKAQLQRVANRMLGKTEC; translated from the coding sequence ATGACGAAAATGCTGTTCATTTCCCTGGCCAAACATCAGGGGCTTTATTTCAATCGATTGCTTAATGAGACCGAGTTACAAGGTACCGTCGTTACTCCTCCAGAGATGCCCTGGCCGAGATCCTTACGAATATCCAGGGTTCTTTCGCGAATCGACAGCCCGAACCTGATCGAAAGGAAATGCGAGGAGCGGCGCGTCAAGAATAAGAACACCGGTCGCTTGTATCGCCTATTGTTACGTCTTGAACTCCTCTGGGTTGCGTTACGTGTCCAGGCTTTGCTCGACCGTGAGCGCCCCGATGTGCTGGTATTCTGGAATGGGGCTCATCGATATTGCCAATTGCTAATGGCGTTGGCTGCGCCTGGGTGTAAGACGTTTTTCTTTGAGAATGGCTTGTTACCCGATACCACAACTGTTGACCCCCAGGGTGTGAACTTCCTGAACACCGTTCCGCGTGAGGTCGATTTCTACCTCAATTATCCTTATTCGGTACCTGACGACCAGTCAGCGCCTGTCCTGATCCCTCGTAAACCCCGTGCCAGCGGCCCTCCCCCGATAGTATTACCTGAGCAATTCATCTTTATTCCGTTTCAGGATGACCGCGACAGTCAGGTTCGGTTGTTTTCTCCTTGGGTTCGCAACATGCAGGAGATGTTTACCCTGGGTGAGCGCCTGGCCAACGAGACCGGTTTGACAGTGGTCTTCAAAGAACATCCATCCAGCCGCCAGCATTATCCCGAGTTGCATGAGCGTACTCACGCTCACCTGTTGTTCGCCAATGGCAACCCCACCCAGCAACTGATCGAGGCCAGTCAGTTTGTGGTCACGCTGAACTCAACGGTGGGCCTTGAAGCTTTGCTTTTGGGTAAGCCGGTGCTGACATTGGGCCAGGCGTTCTTCAATATCGAGGGGTTGGTGATGCACGCCGATAATGCCGAGCAACTAATGGGACTGGCGCGCGCGTTTCCGCAATGGCCGCTCAATGATCGGTTGAGGCGCAACTTCCTTCACTACCTCTCTGAGCACTATTGCATCAAGGGTGGCTGGAAGAATGCCGACAAAGCCCAGTTGCAGCGGGTCGCTAACAGAATGCTGGGGAAAACCGAGTGCTAG
- a CDS encoding O-antigen ligase family protein: MLIFLLWLPALLALFRRDFRLLLRQPECLLFILFVAWTLLVLTLEGGDDVFGKSKVTLYAALSLLGVLLAAQSRKWRFESMLLYASIVGGFFAAASWVYFYQLSAMPFNARVTAIGLWDATIMAAHAVGALAIIGAFTFQTKRFSPRVMVLLLIPALGYALFLGFSQTRGVWIGLLACLFVMGGARPSRLWAALIFLVILGVASVALFKPQILLQRGVSFRPELWHGGVQLMLEHWALGLGSQEYLISVPEIGRAFKHPHNLFLDIGVRLGVPGLLLFGWLWLAVGWRGWISRAQPLGQMLLALWVFSGASLLTDGIGLWLKPNADWLITWLPIAVSIVLAARGNTEATDAKQSASVS, from the coding sequence ATGTTGATTTTCCTGTTGTGGCTACCCGCCCTGTTGGCACTGTTTCGTCGGGATTTTCGCTTATTACTCAGGCAGCCGGAATGTCTGCTCTTCATCTTATTTGTGGCCTGGACGCTATTGGTATTGACGCTGGAGGGGGGGGATGACGTCTTCGGCAAAAGCAAGGTGACGCTTTACGCTGCGCTAAGCCTGCTGGGCGTATTGTTGGCTGCGCAGAGCCGTAAGTGGCGGTTCGAGTCCATGCTGCTGTACGCATCGATTGTCGGAGGTTTTTTTGCAGCAGCTTCATGGGTTTACTTCTATCAACTATCCGCCATGCCATTTAACGCCCGAGTGACTGCCATAGGCTTGTGGGACGCTACGATCATGGCCGCGCATGCGGTGGGGGCCTTGGCGATTATTGGCGCCTTCACGTTTCAGACCAAGCGCTTCAGTCCCCGCGTAATGGTGTTGTTGCTGATTCCGGCTCTGGGGTATGCCCTGTTCCTTGGCTTTAGCCAGACTCGCGGTGTGTGGATCGGTTTGTTGGCGTGTCTATTTGTAATGGGGGGGGCGCGACCGTCACGCTTGTGGGCCGCGTTGATCTTTCTGGTAATCCTGGGCGTGGCATCTGTTGCTCTATTCAAGCCACAGATCCTTCTCCAGCGCGGTGTTTCCTTTCGTCCGGAGCTATGGCACGGCGGCGTTCAATTGATGCTTGAACACTGGGCGTTGGGGTTGGGATCCCAAGAATATCTCATCTCTGTTCCTGAAATCGGACGTGCATTCAAGCATCCCCATAACCTCTTCCTGGATATCGGCGTGCGTCTCGGTGTGCCTGGTTTGCTGTTATTCGGATGGCTGTGGTTGGCGGTTGGCTGGCGTGGTTGGATTTCGCGCGCGCAACCGCTGGGGCAAATGTTGCTGGCTCTTTGGGTTTTTTCCGGGGCATCGTTACTGACTGATGGCATTGGCCTTTGGCTAAAACCCAATGCGGACTGGTTGATCACGTGGCTGCCGATCGCCGTAAGTATCGTATTGGCGGCTCGTGGGAATACGGAAGCTACAGACGCCAAGCAAAGCGCTTCCGTTTCTTGA